In Xiphias gladius isolate SHS-SW01 ecotype Sanya breed wild chromosome 5, ASM1685928v1, whole genome shotgun sequence, the following are encoded in one genomic region:
- the tyms gene encoding thymidylate synthase produces MSATSEVHAGEPHTEYGREKTEEGRAAEKKKKTTTFGFFCDERGYLDQIEYILQFGRRKGDRTGTGVLSVFGAQARYSLRDQFPLLTTKRVFWKGILEELLWFIKGSTNAKELSAKGVKIWEANGSREFLDNLGFTKREEGDLGPVYGFQWRHFGAEYTNMHSDHTGQGVDQLQKVIDTIKKNPEDRRIIMCAWNAKDLPLMALPPCHALCQFYVCDGELSCQLYQRSGDMGLGVPFNIASYALLTYMIAHITGLKPGDFVHTLGDAHIYINHIEPLKVQLQREIRPFPTLKILRKVESIDDFRAEDFEICDYNPHPTIKMKMAV; encoded by the exons ATGTCCGCCACTTCGGAAGTACACGCCGGGGAGCCGCACACGGAGTACGGCCGCGAGAAGACAGAAGAGGGTCGGGCTgcggagaagaagaagaagacgacgaCGTTTGGTTTTTTCTGCGATGAACGCGGGTACCTGGATCAGATTGAGTACATCCTGCAGTTCGGCCGCAGGAAGGGGGACCGAACCGGGACTGGGGTCCTCTCTGTGTTCGGCGCTCAGGCCAGATACAGTCTGCGAG aCCAGTTTCCCCTGCTGACGACCAAGAGAGTGTTCTGGAAAGGGATCCTTGAAGAGTTGCTGTGGTTTATTAAG GGATCAACGAATGCCAAGGAGCTCTCGGCGAAGGGGGTGAAGATTTGGGAAGCAAACGGGTCCCGGGAGTTCCTGGATAATCTTGGGTtcacaaagagagaggagggcgaCCTGGGACCTGTGTATGGTTTCCAGTGGAGGCACTTTGGTGCagaatacacaaacatgcattcag ATCACACAGGACAAGGTGTTGACCAGCTGCAGAAGGTCATTGACACCATCAAGAAGAATCCGGAAGACAGGCGGATCATCATGTGCGCCTGGAACGCTAAAG ACCTGCCCCTCATGGCTCTGCCCCCCTGCCACGCCCTCTGTCAGTTCTACGTGTGTGACGGAGAGCTGTCGTGTCAGCTGTACCAGCGCTCCGGTGATATGGGTCTAGGCGTGCCTTTCAATATCGCCAGCTATGCCCTTCTCACCTACATGATCGCCCACATCACAGGACTCAAG CCTGGTGACTTTGTTCACACCCTGGGAGATGCTCACATCTACATCAACCACATCGAACCTCTCAAAGTACAG CTCCAGAGGGAGATCCGCCCCTTCCCCACGCTAAAGATCCTGAGAAAAGTGGAGAGTATTGATGATTTCCGTGCAGAAGACTTTGAGATTTGTGACTACAACCCCCATCCCACCATCAAGATGAAGATGGCTGTATAA
- the enosf1 gene encoding mitochondrial enolase superfamily member 1 isoform X2, which produces MRWLGPEKGLIHLATAAVLNAVWDLWARAEGKPLWKLLVDMDPKQIVSCIDFRYITDVLTEKEALDILVNAQEGKRQREDRMLKEGYPAYTTSCAWLGYSDQQLKQLCTDALESGWTKFKVKVGANLEDDIRRCRLIRQMIGPNNTLMIDANQRWDVAEAISWVSSLSEFKPLWIEEPTSPDDILGHAAVSKALAPLGIGVATGEQCPNRVMFKQFLQASAVQFVQIDSCRLGSVNENLAVLLMAHKFQVPVCPHAGGVGLCELVQHLILFDYICVSASLSNRMCEYVDHLHEHFTSPAVIQDAHYMAPKDPGYSCEMLESSVQRHQYPEGDAWKLHTNK; this is translated from the exons ATGAGATGG TTAGGACCAGAGAAAGGATTGATCCACCTGGCCACTGCTGCAGTCCTGAACGCAGTGTGGGATCTGTGGGCGAGGGCGGAGGGCAAG CCACTGTGGAAGCTGCTCGTTGACATG GATCCCAAGCAGATTGTCTCATGCATTGACTTCAGATACATCACCGATGTCCTTACAGAGAAGGAGGCTCTAG ACATACTTGTGAACGCACAGGAGGGCAAGCGGCAGAGAG AGGATCGGATGCTGAAAGAGGGTTACCCTGCATACACCACCTCCTGTGCTTGGCTTGGATACTCAGACCAGCAGCTCAAGCAG ctcTGCACCGACGCACTTGAAAGCGGCTGGACCAAATTTAAGGTGAAAGTCGGCGCTAATCTAGAGGACGACATTCGCAGGTGTCGACTCATCAGGCAAATGATTGGACCAAATAATACATTG aTGATCGATGCCAACCAGAGATGGGACGTTGCCGAGGCCATCAGCTGGGTGTCCAGCCTCTCTGAGTTCAAGCCTCTTTGGATCGAGGAGCCCACGTCTCCAGACGACATCCTGGGTCACGCTGCTGTCTCCAAG GCTTTGGCTCCACTCGGGATTGGAGTGGCGACAGGGGAGCAG TGTCCTAACAGGGTGATGTTTAAGCAGTTCCTCCAGGCCTCAGCGGTGCAGTTTGTCCAAATAGACAGCTGTCGGCTGGGCAGTGTCAATGAAAACCTGGCTGTACTGCTGATGGCCCACAAGTTCCAGG TGCCTGTTTGTCCTCATGCTGGAGGAGTCGGTCTCTGTGAGCTCGTCCAACATCTGATTCTGTTTGACtacatctgtgtgtctgcaagtCTCAGCAACCG GATGTGCGAATACGTGGACCACCTCCACGAACACTTCACCAGCCCTGCGGTGATTCAAGACGCCCACTACATGGCCCCAAAG GATCCAGGCTATTCTTGTGAGATGCTGGAGTCGTCAGTGCAGAGACACCAGTACCCGGAAGGAGATGCATGGAAGCTGCACACGAACAAATGA
- the enosf1 gene encoding mitochondrial enolase superfamily member 1 isoform X1, giving the protein MLHKIINLTVRDVRFPTSLEQHGSDAMHTDPDYSAAYVVVDTDCGLRGFGLTFTLGKGTEIVVCAVQALAGLVVGKSLQEIVSDFRGFYRLLTSDGQMRWLGPEKGLIHLATAAVLNAVWDLWARAEGKPLWKLLVDMDPKQIVSCIDFRYITDVLTEKEALDILVNAQEGKRQREDRMLKEGYPAYTTSCAWLGYSDQQLKQLCTDALESGWTKFKVKVGANLEDDIRRCRLIRQMIGPNNTLMIDANQRWDVAEAISWVSSLSEFKPLWIEEPTSPDDILGHAAVSKALAPLGIGVATGEQCPNRVMFKQFLQASAVQFVQIDSCRLGSVNENLAVLLMAHKFQVPVCPHAGGVGLCELVQHLILFDYICVSASLSNRMCEYVDHLHEHFTSPAVIQDAHYMAPKDPGYSCEMLESSVQRHQYPEGDAWKLHTNK; this is encoded by the exons ATGTTgcacaaaattattaatttgaccGTCAGGGATGTGAGATTCCCGACATCTTTGGAGCAGCACGGCTCAGATGCGATG CACACCGACCCGGATTATTCAGCCGCGTATGTTGTCGTCGACACGGACTGCGGCCTGAGAGGTTTCGGCCTCACGTTTACTTTGGGAAAAGGCACCGAGATTG TGGTGTGCGCCGTGCAGGCCCTGGCAGGACTGGTCGTGGGGAAAAGCCTGCAGGAGATTGTGAGCGACTTCCGCGGGTTCTACCGCCTCCTGACCAGTGATGGCCAGATGAGATGG TTAGGACCAGAGAAAGGATTGATCCACCTGGCCACTGCTGCAGTCCTGAACGCAGTGTGGGATCTGTGGGCGAGGGCGGAGGGCAAG CCACTGTGGAAGCTGCTCGTTGACATG GATCCCAAGCAGATTGTCTCATGCATTGACTTCAGATACATCACCGATGTCCTTACAGAGAAGGAGGCTCTAG ACATACTTGTGAACGCACAGGAGGGCAAGCGGCAGAGAG AGGATCGGATGCTGAAAGAGGGTTACCCTGCATACACCACCTCCTGTGCTTGGCTTGGATACTCAGACCAGCAGCTCAAGCAG ctcTGCACCGACGCACTTGAAAGCGGCTGGACCAAATTTAAGGTGAAAGTCGGCGCTAATCTAGAGGACGACATTCGCAGGTGTCGACTCATCAGGCAAATGATTGGACCAAATAATACATTG aTGATCGATGCCAACCAGAGATGGGACGTTGCCGAGGCCATCAGCTGGGTGTCCAGCCTCTCTGAGTTCAAGCCTCTTTGGATCGAGGAGCCCACGTCTCCAGACGACATCCTGGGTCACGCTGCTGTCTCCAAG GCTTTGGCTCCACTCGGGATTGGAGTGGCGACAGGGGAGCAG TGTCCTAACAGGGTGATGTTTAAGCAGTTCCTCCAGGCCTCAGCGGTGCAGTTTGTCCAAATAGACAGCTGTCGGCTGGGCAGTGTCAATGAAAACCTGGCTGTACTGCTGATGGCCCACAAGTTCCAGG TGCCTGTTTGTCCTCATGCTGGAGGAGTCGGTCTCTGTGAGCTCGTCCAACATCTGATTCTGTTTGACtacatctgtgtgtctgcaagtCTCAGCAACCG GATGTGCGAATACGTGGACCACCTCCACGAACACTTCACCAGCCCTGCGGTGATTCAAGACGCCCACTACATGGCCCCAAAG GATCCAGGCTATTCTTGTGAGATGCTGGAGTCGTCAGTGCAGAGACACCAGTACCCGGAAGGAGATGCATGGAAGCTGCACACGAACAAATGA